A single genomic interval of Aureliella helgolandensis harbors:
- a CDS encoding Gfo/Idh/MocA family protein, with the protein MAEPAKDRLRSTPVPNDDSRREFLRGSSLLLAGAVPAVLGASPTPAAVGATARSSSCLLPQRTLRVGLIGCGRRGVQLCTQLFKAAPHARLRAVADVFEDRLQQSLRGMKSRFSEQFAIQPQHRYVGLDAFQQLLSSDVDLVVLATAPGFRPQHMMAAVDAGKHVVAARAIATDVAGVEQFLSASRLAHQKQLAVSVALDQRHDPRIAATVAQLHAGAIGTISTISTHCTAPALPSRSSTPSNHNSNTHLEDQLRNWMHFDWTGGGGMLETFVDRMDLCNWILDGNPLEAECVGEIAPTQSLHQVDRPVAITYRYAGGVQVDACWKPAGIKPNHPVQQRSSTTPYPVAVYGSRGWCDVLAGKIYDQHHQLIWETRPALRETASNGNQGLVGSQAGTAGAPAGQLASPWTWLHGAPLPQDGEHAAFGTMAAILGRTAAISSQVQTWPSAPA; encoded by the coding sequence ATGGCTGAACCCGCAAAAGATCGGCTGCGTTCCACCCCCGTACCTAACGACGACTCCCGCCGCGAATTCTTGCGAGGCTCATCGTTGCTACTGGCCGGTGCCGTGCCCGCCGTGCTGGGAGCCAGTCCTACACCCGCCGCCGTGGGGGCGACCGCTCGCTCCAGCAGCTGCCTACTACCCCAGCGGACGCTGCGAGTCGGTTTGATCGGCTGCGGACGCCGCGGCGTCCAATTGTGCACACAGCTATTCAAAGCGGCCCCTCATGCTCGACTCAGAGCCGTCGCGGACGTCTTCGAGGACCGACTGCAGCAGTCATTGCGCGGTATGAAGAGCCGTTTCTCCGAACAATTCGCGATCCAGCCGCAACATCGCTACGTGGGACTCGATGCGTTCCAACAACTCCTGTCCAGCGACGTAGACCTAGTCGTGCTGGCCACCGCACCAGGTTTTCGCCCGCAGCATATGATGGCTGCCGTCGATGCCGGCAAACATGTTGTCGCAGCTCGAGCAATCGCAACCGATGTCGCCGGCGTCGAACAATTCCTTTCCGCAAGCCGCCTGGCGCATCAAAAGCAATTGGCCGTCAGCGTGGCGCTCGACCAACGTCACGATCCCCGCATCGCCGCCACGGTCGCCCAGCTTCACGCGGGAGCGATTGGTACCATCTCTACCATCTCCACCCACTGTACTGCCCCGGCACTTCCCTCTCGATCGAGCACCCCGTCGAACCACAATTCGAACACCCACTTGGAGGACCAGCTCCGAAATTGGATGCATTTCGATTGGACCGGCGGCGGGGGGATGCTGGAAACATTCGTCGATCGAATGGACCTTTGCAATTGGATATTGGATGGCAACCCCCTTGAGGCGGAATGCGTCGGCGAAATAGCGCCAACGCAGTCGCTGCACCAAGTGGACCGCCCTGTAGCAATTACCTACCGATACGCCGGTGGAGTGCAGGTCGATGCATGCTGGAAGCCTGCGGGAATCAAACCCAATCATCCTGTCCAGCAACGCTCCTCGACAACACCCTATCCCGTCGCCGTTTATGGCAGTCGGGGCTGGTGCGACGTCTTAGCTGGAAAGATTTACGACCAGCACCATCAGCTGATCTGGGAAACGCGACCGGCATTGCGGGAGACTGCGTCCAATGGCAATCAGGGACTGGTTGGGTCTCAGGCTGGAACAGCGGGAGCTCCGGCTGGACAGCTCGCTTCACCTTGGACATGGCTACATGGAGCTCCCCTTCCCCAGGACGGAGAGCACGCAGCCTTCGGCACCATGGCAGCTATCCTTGGGCGTACGGCCGCAATCAGCTCTCAAGTCCAAACCTGGCCTTCCGCGCCGGCTTGA
- a CDS encoding S26 family signal peptidase translates to MFSQLESLRAVLRTLVWSSFPFRSTPRAVRNTPRAWLTQCLTLVGLVFVGGGCSSRETDVLARSSVTPLQLRVASNSMEPTLLGPQSVVRCEECGELGQVPWQAETLRFPVRCYRCGGVCLLTEETIAGQRVLLSPTPIARKHPRLAVVGFRASKQAAVQVKRVWGLPGESVAIRQGELWIDGKWFQKGFAELEQVAVPIAVFPDSQASPMLRPLASAGFPLDSKWRWQFQRHGRVHPGEGRSATWLVASGLVDEDPWNQPFSYQPVPVHDWMCTLELKQALAHPLEIRGRCYGRELIVRIDPVDEIRDLHAKESRLVIQSQQVRLALEMRKSLRLAICDGRLLSDCDSAQVQVEDLSSVWQARSEIAADFELSLHALSAAADSPRQRQAMPEIESMQIARDMVLRSYPQPDAEQEFPQLAPDEYLLLGDNQVVSSDSRNGLGPVPQSQILGDVTATVP, encoded by the coding sequence ATGTTTTCGCAGTTAGAGTCCTTAAGGGCGGTGTTGCGCACCTTGGTGTGGTCGAGCTTTCCTTTTCGATCGACCCCACGCGCTGTCCGTAACACTCCGCGAGCATGGCTAACGCAGTGCCTCACGCTGGTTGGATTGGTCTTTGTGGGGGGTGGGTGTTCGTCTCGGGAAACAGATGTCCTGGCTCGGTCCTCCGTCACACCGCTTCAGTTGCGGGTGGCATCCAACTCAATGGAGCCGACTCTTCTGGGCCCTCAATCCGTAGTGCGGTGCGAGGAGTGTGGAGAGCTGGGGCAGGTGCCGTGGCAGGCGGAAACGCTGCGCTTCCCCGTTCGTTGTTATCGCTGTGGTGGTGTCTGCCTGCTCACCGAGGAGACGATCGCTGGCCAACGCGTATTGCTTTCGCCAACCCCCATAGCGCGGAAGCACCCGCGTTTAGCGGTGGTCGGCTTTCGAGCGTCCAAGCAAGCGGCGGTGCAAGTCAAACGCGTTTGGGGGCTACCTGGAGAGAGTGTTGCCATTCGGCAAGGGGAACTGTGGATCGACGGTAAGTGGTTTCAAAAAGGTTTCGCGGAACTGGAGCAGGTGGCCGTCCCCATTGCCGTTTTTCCGGACTCGCAAGCAAGCCCCATGCTACGCCCCCTGGCCAGCGCAGGTTTTCCCTTGGATAGCAAATGGCGATGGCAATTCCAACGGCATGGACGCGTTCATCCGGGCGAGGGGCGATCGGCAACATGGTTGGTCGCCAGCGGTTTGGTTGACGAGGATCCATGGAATCAGCCGTTTTCCTACCAACCGGTCCCTGTGCACGATTGGATGTGCACCCTGGAACTGAAGCAAGCGTTGGCTCACCCCTTGGAAATCCGTGGTCGGTGTTATGGGCGTGAGCTGATTGTGAGGATCGATCCAGTGGATGAGATTCGTGACTTGCATGCCAAGGAATCCCGTTTGGTGATCCAGTCGCAGCAGGTCCGCCTCGCGCTGGAAATGCGCAAGTCGCTTCGTTTGGCGATTTGCGATGGACGCTTGCTCAGCGATTGCGACAGCGCTCAGGTGCAAGTTGAGGATCTGTCCTCAGTGTGGCAGGCTCGATCAGAAATCGCCGCCGATTTTGAATTGAGTTTGCATGCGCTGTCCGCCGCCGCAGACAGCCCTCGCCAGCGGCAGGCTATGCCTGAGATTGAGAGCATGCAGATTGCGCGCGACATGGTGCTACGTAGCTACCCACAACCCGATGCTGAGCAGGAATTTCCGCAGTTGGCTCCCGATGAATATCTATTGCTGGGCGATAACCAAGTGGTTTCCAGCGATAGTCGCAATGGCTTGGGGCCGGTTCCTCAATCGCAGATTTTGGGCGACGTAACCGCGACCGTTCCCTAA
- a CDS encoding peptide chain release factor 3 — MNRTVDQQRNRRRTFAIISHPDAGKTTLTEKLLLFGGSIEIAGAVRGRKSQRAATSDWMELEKQRGISVSSTVLTFEFDDCLVNLLDTPGHHDFSEDTYRTLMAADAAVMVVDQAKGVEAQTEKLFRVCAMRGIPVMTFVNKVDRPGLAPLEVIDEIETKFGIEVVPQNWPVGGGQDFRGIVDLQQDMVHLYDEISSSRRVASRQVPFSDFTPENSEDLNVAAGVVTSTRDDVDLIRSAGTHFDQEQFMAGKQSPIFFGSALTNIGVERFLRGFLKLCPVPRDRTSNIGEISASREGFAGFVFKIQANLDPRHRDRVAFVRVCAGRFERDMEATVARSGKKLRLPRALRIFGQERETMDEAYPGDIIGLVNPGEFLLGDTIFQGEPFHYEALPQFSPEFFAVLNCTDTSRRKQFDRGLSQLVEEGAIQIFHDPRSTVRELILAAVGELQFDVVRFRLESEYNTQTSLSWRSFKLTRWIEGLNDEVTTLKLPYGAKRVRDQFGHDAVLLQTEWDANFVERENPKLRFTSMRMLGASEH; from the coding sequence GTGAATCGCACTGTCGATCAGCAGAGAAACCGTCGTAGAACATTTGCCATCATCTCTCACCCCGATGCGGGAAAGACGACGCTCACCGAGAAACTCCTGCTGTTTGGTGGCTCCATTGAAATTGCCGGGGCAGTGCGCGGTCGAAAATCGCAGCGCGCGGCCACCTCGGACTGGATGGAGCTGGAAAAACAACGGGGAATCTCGGTCAGTTCGACGGTGTTGACCTTCGAGTTCGATGATTGCCTAGTGAATCTTCTCGACACGCCGGGTCACCATGACTTTAGCGAGGACACCTACCGCACGTTGATGGCTGCAGACGCGGCGGTGATGGTCGTCGATCAGGCCAAGGGGGTCGAAGCGCAGACCGAGAAACTGTTTCGCGTGTGCGCCATGCGAGGGATCCCCGTCATGACGTTCGTCAACAAGGTTGATCGACCTGGGCTGGCGCCACTCGAAGTCATCGATGAGATTGAAACCAAATTCGGCATCGAAGTGGTTCCCCAGAACTGGCCAGTGGGCGGTGGGCAAGACTTTCGAGGTATCGTGGATCTCCAGCAGGACATGGTCCACTTGTATGACGAAATTAGCAGTAGTCGTCGCGTTGCCAGCCGCCAAGTTCCCTTCAGCGACTTCACTCCCGAAAACTCAGAGGACTTGAACGTAGCAGCCGGTGTGGTGACGAGCACGCGAGACGATGTCGATCTAATCCGTTCCGCGGGCACGCATTTTGACCAAGAACAATTCATGGCGGGCAAGCAGTCCCCCATCTTTTTCGGCAGTGCACTTACGAATATAGGGGTCGAACGCTTCCTGCGTGGATTCTTGAAACTCTGCCCTGTTCCTCGAGATCGCACGAGCAACATTGGTGAGATTTCAGCCAGCCGCGAAGGTTTTGCTGGCTTCGTATTTAAGATCCAAGCCAACCTCGATCCGCGGCACCGGGATCGTGTGGCCTTCGTGCGCGTCTGCGCCGGACGCTTCGAACGCGATATGGAAGCGACGGTGGCTCGCTCCGGTAAGAAATTGCGATTGCCCCGCGCCCTGCGAATTTTCGGGCAGGAACGTGAGACCATGGACGAAGCCTATCCCGGCGACATCATTGGTTTGGTCAATCCTGGTGAATTCCTGCTGGGGGACACGATTTTCCAGGGAGAGCCCTTCCACTACGAAGCACTCCCCCAATTTTCCCCTGAATTTTTTGCCGTATTGAATTGCACCGATACCTCGCGCCGCAAGCAGTTCGACCGCGGGTTGTCGCAGTTGGTGGAAGAAGGGGCGATCCAGATCTTCCACGACCCTCGCTCCACCGTGCGAGAGTTGATCTTAGCAGCAGTCGGGGAACTCCAATTCGACGTCGTCCGCTTTCGACTCGAGTCGGAATACAACACGCAGACATCGCTCAGTTGGCGGTCCTTCAAATTGACCCGTTGGATCGAAGGCCTCAATGACGAAGTCACGACACTCAAACTGCCCTACGGCGCTAAGCGAGTGCGCGATCAATTTGGTCACGATGCAGTGCTGCTGCAAACCGAATGGGATGCCAATTTCGTCGAGCGTGAAAACCCGAAACTACGATTCACTTCCATGCGCATGCTGGGGGCCTCCGAGCACTAG
- the leuC gene encoding 3-isopropylmalate dehydratase large subunit, which yields MSSNVAAPRTMFQKIWDEHVVHSEPNKQSIIYIDLQLVHEVTSPQAFEGLRLAGRKVRRPERTIATPDHNVPTSNRNLPIADPIARQQVDTLRNNCREFGVKLYDLGDSHQGIVHIIGPELGYTQPGMTIVCGDSHTATHGAFGALAFGMGTSEVEHVLATQTLLQYYPKTYELRVGGQLSEGVTAKDLILYLIGQISMHGGTGYVLEYTGSAIRSLSMEERMTVCNMSIEAGARAGMIAPDETTFDYLRGRPHAPQDFEAAVQRWKSLPSDPGAHYDKVSKFDGADIEPQVTWGTNPGQVSSISAAVPNPADCGDETEQKSTAASLEYMGLKAGTPLSEIDLNRVFIGSCTNARIEDLRAAAKVAKGYRVSSKVNAMVVPGSSQVKLQAEQEGLDKIFSEAGFDWREAGCSMCLAMNPDRLEPGERCASTSNRNFEGRQGKGGRTHLVSPAMAAAAAIKGHFNDIRQWDYKA from the coding sequence ATGAGTAGCAACGTGGCTGCACCGCGAACCATGTTCCAAAAGATTTGGGACGAACATGTGGTCCATTCTGAGCCTAACAAACAGTCGATTATTTATATTGACCTACAGCTGGTGCATGAGGTCACGAGCCCGCAAGCCTTTGAAGGCCTGCGACTGGCGGGCCGCAAGGTGCGCCGCCCAGAACGCACGATCGCCACACCGGATCACAATGTCCCAACTTCCAACCGCAACCTTCCGATCGCAGATCCAATTGCGCGACAGCAAGTCGATACGCTGCGCAACAACTGTCGCGAATTCGGAGTCAAACTCTATGACTTGGGCGATAGCCACCAGGGAATCGTGCATATCATTGGCCCTGAATTGGGCTACACCCAACCTGGGATGACGATTGTCTGCGGTGATAGTCACACGGCTACACACGGTGCCTTTGGGGCCTTGGCCTTTGGAATGGGCACGAGTGAGGTCGAACATGTTTTGGCCACGCAAACGTTGCTGCAATATTACCCCAAGACCTACGAGCTGCGCGTCGGCGGGCAATTGAGCGAGGGAGTCACCGCCAAGGATTTAATCCTGTATCTCATCGGCCAAATTTCGATGCATGGTGGGACCGGCTACGTTCTGGAATACACGGGGTCTGCCATCCGCAGCCTGTCGATGGAAGAGCGGATGACGGTCTGCAACATGTCGATCGAAGCGGGCGCGCGGGCCGGCATGATAGCACCCGATGAGACAACGTTTGACTACTTGCGTGGCCGCCCCCACGCTCCTCAAGACTTTGAAGCCGCAGTGCAGCGGTGGAAGAGCTTGCCGAGTGATCCAGGTGCGCACTACGACAAAGTTAGTAAATTTGACGGGGCAGACATTGAGCCCCAAGTTACCTGGGGAACCAACCCTGGTCAGGTCAGCTCCATTTCGGCAGCGGTACCCAACCCAGCCGACTGCGGTGACGAGACGGAGCAGAAGTCGACAGCAGCGTCGCTCGAATACATGGGCCTCAAAGCGGGCACTCCCCTGTCAGAGATTGATCTCAACCGGGTCTTCATCGGTTCGTGCACCAACGCCCGCATTGAAGATTTACGGGCCGCCGCCAAGGTCGCCAAAGGCTATCGAGTCAGCTCGAAGGTCAACGCAATGGTGGTTCCAGGTAGTAGCCAAGTTAAGTTGCAAGCCGAGCAGGAAGGCCTCGACAAGATCTTCTCAGAGGCTGGTTTTGACTGGCGAGAAGCTGGTTGCAGCATGTGCCTAGCCATGAATCCCGATCGCCTCGAACCAGGCGAACGCTGCGCATCGACCAGCAATCGCAATTTCGAAGGTCGACAAGGCAAGGGCGGACGAACCCACTTGGTTTCTCCCGCCATGGCCGCCGCAGCAGCCATCAAGGGACATTTCAACGATATCCGCCAATGGGATTACAAAGCCTAG
- a CDS encoding PVC-type heme-binding CxxCH protein: protein MQPTQRIALAVITVCLLATLRVASASEFVPANLVVPEGYEVEVVAASPLVEHPTFATFDESGRLFVCENAGVNMSAAELEESLPNSIRMLVDSDGDGRFDKHTVFADKMTFPMGGAWHNGALYVASPPNIWRLADTTGDGVADDRKILVSGFGYTGNAASIHGCVNGPDGRIYWCDGFHGHEIKDDAGAVQSERFGSYLFSCLPNGSDLRLHAGGGMDNPVEVDFTDTGEMLGTVNILRTRPRVDALVHWLYGGAYPHRERVRQELKTTGEFLGPIHDFGHVAVSGTMRVRNSVGQPEWQNSFLATFFNIGKVVRLQLQREGASFNVVQREFLSSPSPEFHPTDIVEDADGSLLVVDTGGWFYRGCPTSQFAKPDVLGAIYRIRLKEAAVVADPRGMQILWDDLPDDKLVELLGDSRFVVRQRAIAACAARSPGVIPLLASKAEEGELRTAQNSLWALTQIVGSAASESETRHAAWAAIVAALQHSLPDMRQTACRSLATYPNSKVLEELLPLLQDHRPEVRRECATAIGRLGDSAAVAALLDALEQAVDRTEEHSLIYALIEINDPPTTRRGLQQASPRVQQGSLIALDQMDAGDLQVEEVMPLALTRDANLQRAAAEIFLEHPEWQPQAAQLLGPLLQRSKGMPLEHATTQRLLAQFVEQPQVRALVGRHLNDPALSASTRSLILHALAARQKIDFDPSWQAPLARMLEEREAATLPLAIEAIAAMDTAAFDSQLQDLSMDPSLPILLRVTLAQTLSGNASTLTKEAFELLVQEWTAGTYAASLEAAQRLGTASLSKAQKLELLPHFRTASPDSLRALLSPYARVDDAVQAGVYLDAIGSARSLTLIPPHEFSDMIKAYPVEALPQANAILQKIQQAEANKLVKLDRYLSLLAAGNAERGKKLFWDEKSRCGACHQIGKQGIAVGPDLTTIGANRSPQALLESVVFPSATIVRDYEPYAVALTDGRVLSGVIVRETTEEIFLQQQTGALERIARNDIEEMQASLTSIMPAGLDATWSGEELADLVAYLKQQQTAAPSTP from the coding sequence ATGCAACCTACGCAGCGTATTGCGCTCGCCGTGATCACGGTTTGTCTTCTGGCTACATTACGCGTTGCCTCAGCTTCCGAGTTCGTTCCTGCCAACTTGGTGGTTCCAGAGGGATACGAGGTGGAGGTGGTGGCTGCGTCGCCGTTGGTCGAACACCCAACCTTTGCAACCTTTGACGAGTCGGGGCGGTTGTTTGTTTGCGAGAATGCTGGGGTCAATATGTCTGCCGCTGAGTTGGAGGAGAGTCTCCCCAATTCGATTCGGATGCTCGTGGATAGTGATGGAGATGGGCGTTTTGACAAGCACACCGTCTTTGCGGACAAGATGACATTTCCAATGGGAGGTGCTTGGCACAATGGGGCTTTGTACGTAGCCTCCCCTCCCAACATTTGGCGTTTGGCTGATACCACGGGCGACGGCGTTGCAGATGATCGAAAAATCCTGGTGTCCGGTTTTGGGTACACCGGAAATGCAGCTAGTATCCACGGTTGCGTTAATGGTCCCGATGGTCGTATCTACTGGTGCGACGGTTTTCATGGCCATGAGATCAAAGATGATGCAGGGGCGGTTCAGAGCGAGCGTTTTGGTTCGTACCTCTTTAGCTGTCTGCCCAATGGCTCGGACCTTCGACTGCATGCCGGCGGTGGGATGGACAATCCCGTAGAAGTTGATTTCACCGATACCGGTGAAATGCTGGGTACCGTCAACATCCTTCGCACTCGGCCGCGCGTTGATGCACTGGTCCACTGGCTCTACGGTGGCGCTTATCCTCACCGCGAGCGGGTGCGCCAGGAGCTGAAAACGACGGGTGAGTTCTTGGGACCCATCCATGACTTCGGGCATGTGGCTGTCTCTGGAACCATGCGAGTTCGCAATTCCGTCGGACAGCCAGAATGGCAAAATAGCTTTTTGGCAACCTTCTTCAATATTGGGAAGGTCGTTCGATTGCAGCTCCAGCGTGAGGGCGCATCGTTCAACGTCGTGCAGCGTGAGTTTCTCTCTTCACCTAGTCCGGAATTCCATCCGACTGACATTGTAGAAGACGCGGATGGTAGTCTTTTAGTCGTTGATACCGGCGGATGGTTCTATCGCGGTTGCCCAACCTCTCAGTTCGCCAAGCCCGATGTGCTGGGTGCTATCTACCGCATTCGTCTCAAGGAGGCTGCCGTAGTTGCGGACCCGCGTGGAATGCAGATCCTGTGGGACGACCTGCCGGACGATAAGTTGGTGGAGTTGCTGGGGGATTCGCGATTTGTGGTTCGCCAGCGGGCCATTGCTGCTTGTGCGGCTCGCTCACCTGGAGTTATCCCTCTGCTGGCGAGCAAAGCTGAGGAAGGTGAATTACGCACCGCCCAAAATTCTCTTTGGGCACTGACTCAAATTGTGGGTTCTGCTGCCAGTGAGTCGGAAACGCGTCATGCAGCATGGGCAGCGATTGTGGCTGCCTTGCAACACTCTCTACCTGACATGCGTCAAACCGCTTGTCGCAGTCTTGCTACCTATCCCAATTCGAAAGTGTTGGAAGAGCTGCTGCCGTTGCTGCAAGATCATCGGCCGGAGGTTCGGCGTGAATGCGCCACTGCCATTGGACGCCTTGGCGATTCTGCAGCCGTAGCTGCTTTGCTGGACGCCCTCGAGCAGGCGGTTGATCGCACGGAAGAACACTCGCTAATCTATGCGCTGATTGAAATTAATGATCCTCCCACAACGCGACGAGGGCTCCAGCAGGCCAGTCCGCGAGTTCAGCAAGGGAGCCTGATTGCACTCGATCAGATGGATGCTGGAGATTTGCAGGTTGAGGAGGTCATGCCCTTGGCTCTAACGAGGGATGCTAATCTCCAACGGGCTGCGGCTGAAATTTTCTTAGAGCATCCAGAATGGCAGCCTCAGGCGGCTCAACTCCTGGGACCACTATTGCAGCGAAGTAAGGGAATGCCACTGGAGCACGCGACGACGCAGCGGCTGCTGGCCCAGTTCGTTGAGCAACCCCAGGTGCGTGCGTTGGTCGGTAGGCACCTCAACGATCCAGCCCTCTCCGCATCGACTCGCTCGCTCATCTTGCATGCATTGGCGGCCCGACAGAAGATTGATTTTGATCCAAGCTGGCAGGCGCCCCTGGCCCGCATGCTCGAAGAGCGAGAGGCTGCCACGCTGCCGTTGGCGATTGAGGCAATTGCAGCCATGGATACTGCCGCTTTCGACTCGCAACTGCAGGACTTAAGCATGGATCCCTCCCTGCCCATCCTATTGCGTGTCACGCTTGCTCAGACTCTAAGTGGCAATGCCTCGACACTGACCAAGGAAGCCTTCGAGTTGTTGGTACAGGAGTGGACTGCGGGCACTTATGCAGCCAGCCTAGAGGCCGCTCAGCGACTGGGCACTGCTTCACTCTCCAAGGCTCAGAAGCTGGAATTGTTGCCCCATTTTCGAACGGCTAGTCCCGATTCACTCCGGGCACTGCTGTCCCCTTATGCTCGCGTTGACGACGCTGTTCAGGCTGGTGTCTACTTGGATGCGATCGGTTCGGCACGCAGTTTGACTCTCATACCGCCGCATGAATTCTCCGATATGATCAAGGCCTATCCCGTCGAAGCACTGCCGCAGGCCAACGCTATTTTGCAAAAAATTCAACAAGCGGAAGCGAACAAACTAGTGAAGCTAGATCGCTATCTTTCCCTGTTGGCGGCCGGCAATGCAGAGCGTGGAAAGAAGTTGTTTTGGGACGAGAAATCTCGCTGTGGAGCATGCCACCAGATTGGTAAGCAAGGGATTGCCGTTGGCCCCGATTTGACGACCATCGGCGCCAATCGCAGTCCTCAGGCTTTGTTGGAGTCAGTCGTTTTCCCGTCGGCCACCATCGTTCGTGACTATGAACCCTACGCCGTGGCATTGACCGATGGACGGGTTTTGAGTGGCGTCATCGTGCGTGAAACGACGGAAGAGATTTTCCTGCAACAGCAGACGGGGGCGCTGGAAAGAATTGCCCGCAACGATATTGAGGAAATGCAAGCCAGTTTGACATCGATCATGCCTGCCGGGCTCGATGCGACCTGGAGCGGTGAAGAACTTGCCGACTTGGTGGCCTATCTCAAGCAGCAGCAAACCGCAGCCCCTAGCACTCCGTAG
- the leuD gene encoding 3-isopropylmalate dehydratase small subunit, with product MQPFTKLTGVVAPLERSNIDTDQIIPKQFLKRIERTGFGQFLFFDWRFKDDGSDNPDFELNQPAAKGAQILLVQRNFGCGSSREHAVWALEDYGLRVILAPSFADIFFNNCFKNGVLPIKLSESVIEELFAKAREHAPYQMTVDLETCTLSDEYGLSLEFEVQASRRHSLLNGLDDIAMTLEMEDKITAYEVAHGIASGA from the coding sequence ATGCAACCCTTTACGAAGTTAACTGGCGTCGTAGCTCCCCTGGAACGTTCCAACATCGATACGGACCAGATTATTCCCAAGCAATTCCTCAAGCGGATCGAGCGCACGGGGTTTGGCCAATTCCTATTTTTCGACTGGCGTTTCAAGGATGATGGCTCGGACAATCCGGACTTTGAGCTCAATCAGCCGGCAGCCAAGGGTGCTCAAATCCTGCTCGTCCAACGCAATTTCGGCTGTGGCTCAAGTCGTGAACATGCGGTCTGGGCACTGGAAGACTACGGCCTGCGAGTTATCCTCGCCCCTTCCTTTGCAGACATTTTCTTTAACAACTGCTTCAAGAACGGCGTGCTTCCGATCAAGCTTTCGGAGAGTGTCATTGAGGAGCTGTTTGCCAAGGCGCGAGAGCACGCCCCTTACCAAATGACGGTCGATCTCGAGACTTGCACGCTCAGCGACGAATACGGCCTGTCTCTGGAATTCGAAGTCCAAGCATCGCGTCGCCACAGTCTCCTCAATGGACTGGACGACATTGCCATGACGCTGGAAATGGAAGACAAGATCACCGCCTACGAAGTGGCGCACGGCATTGCCTCCGGCGCCTAA
- a CDS encoding sugar phosphate isomerase/epimerase family protein, which produces MQPHSALKRRELLTYAAFGSAAWAAVGQSGSASEGDASSGVAGELATRPVYNMKKSINLWAFPYPDKMSLRQCMELAKRAGFDGIELNYDLESDLSPQSGTAEFEAIRRMAEDIGIAISGLCSFLFWPYPLTSNDPQERARGMELAGLMTQAAHDLGTENLLVVPGAVHMPWRPEHDPTPNDVCHARARAAIEKLLPQAEKLNVHLNMENIFFNGFLMSPMEMADFVDSFSSPYVQVHFDTGNIMEYQFPEHWIPILGQRIKNVHLKEFTKKGTDHSLEAFRPLLDGTTNWPSVLSAFDQIGYDGYLTFEYFHPYQHFPEALIYQTADSLDRMLGLKQG; this is translated from the coding sequence ATGCAACCTCATTCCGCATTGAAACGTCGTGAATTGCTCACTTACGCTGCCTTTGGGAGCGCAGCATGGGCGGCAGTCGGTCAGTCAGGCTCGGCCTCAGAGGGTGACGCCAGCAGCGGAGTCGCCGGCGAACTAGCGACGCGGCCCGTCTACAACATGAAGAAGTCGATCAATCTTTGGGCGTTTCCCTACCCCGATAAAATGTCCCTACGACAATGCATGGAGTTGGCCAAGCGCGCGGGCTTCGATGGCATTGAATTGAACTACGACCTCGAAAGCGACCTTTCTCCTCAATCGGGCACCGCAGAGTTTGAAGCGATTCGTCGCATGGCAGAAGATATTGGCATCGCGATTAGCGGGCTATGCTCTTTCCTCTTTTGGCCCTACCCGCTGACCAGTAATGATCCGCAAGAGCGGGCTCGCGGAATGGAGCTGGCAGGCCTCATGACGCAGGCAGCCCATGATTTGGGGACCGAGAATCTCTTGGTAGTTCCAGGGGCCGTGCACATGCCTTGGCGCCCAGAGCATGATCCCACCCCCAACGATGTCTGCCATGCTCGAGCTCGGGCAGCCATCGAAAAACTTCTGCCCCAAGCGGAGAAGCTGAACGTCCACTTGAATATGGAAAACATTTTCTTCAATGGCTTTCTCATGTCTCCCATGGAAATGGCTGATTTTGTGGACAGTTTTTCAAGCCCGTATGTACAGGTGCATTTTGACACGGGCAACATTATGGAATACCAGTTCCCCGAACACTGGATTCCCATTCTTGGACAGCGCATCAAAAACGTCCACCTTAAGGAGTTCACCAAAAAGGGAACGGACCACAGCCTCGAAGCGTTTCGACCGCTGCTGGATGGTACGACGAATTGGCCAAGTGTCTTGTCCGCCTTCGATCAGATTGGATACGACGGCTATTTGACCTTCGAGTACTTCCACCCCTACCAGCACTTCCCAGAAGCGTTGATCTACCAAACCGCCGATTCTCTCGACCGCATGCTGGGGCTCAAACAGGGATAA